The following proteins come from a genomic window of Megalobrama amblycephala isolate DHTTF-2021 linkage group LG1, ASM1881202v1, whole genome shotgun sequence:
- the LOC125279674 gene encoding transmembrane protease serine 2-like has protein sequence MLTRKPHIFFLSSSVCGRAPLSDRIVGGENVTAGSWPWQVSIHVIGFGHNCGGTLITKDWVLSAAHCFENIDVSKVVMYFGRLRQFGSNPNETSRTASRIISHPNYNSKTIDNDIALVQLNSSVNFTDYIKPVCLAAAGSVFDAGTESWATGWGKLQPEDTQLANTLQQVMMPIVSNSDCNRAYFRVNRITSNMICAGFLNREEKSICPKPSL, from the exons ATGTTAACAAGGAAACCTCATATCTTCTTTCTCTCATCTTCAGTTTGTGGTCGAGCCCCTCTCAGCGACAGGATTGTTGGAGGAGAGAATGTGACAGCAGGGTCTTGGCCGTGGCAAGTCAGCATTCATGTCATCGGCTTTGGCCATAACTGTGGCGGGACTCTGATCACCAAAGACTGGGTTTTATCTGCAGCTCACTGCTTTGAGAA CATTGATGTGTCTAAGGTTGTGATGTACTTCGGGCGTCTGAGACAATTCGGCTCAAACCCTAACGAGACATCCAGGACAGCGAGTCGAATCATTAGTCATCCTAACTATAACAGTAAGACTATTGACAACGACATAGCACTGGTCCAGCTCAACTCTTCTGTGAATTTCACTGATTACATTAAGCCGGTCTGTCTGGCGGCGGCTGGTAGTGTATTTGATGCAGGTACAGAGAGCTGGGCCACTGGATGGGGCAAGCTACAACCTGAAG ACACCCAGCTTGCTAATACACTGCAGCAGGTGATGATGCCAATTGTGAGCAACAGTGACTGTAATAGGGCTTATTTCAGGGTCAACAGAATCACAAGCAATA